In Nasonia vitripennis strain AsymCx chromosome 2, Nvit_psr_1.1, whole genome shotgun sequence, a genomic segment contains:
- the LOC100121715 gene encoding uncharacterized protein LOC100121715 produces the protein MDFGSYRDSDELFEKKKSVDWLSWCCLSPFTKYVLPIFLTCVVLVLGVYFGLLAWLSSDLDDFGSHSTCHLQPIYYVPCLSKTSELDEGKCLEVGCCWRRDTGMCYHPFPSPYGYIVDGQSGDDKVIRSTRERSPSGGEIRQRLVFHVEEVSDRHVRIALKTNADKFQSKARKSRAASGRLVDFGGFFDFLPGDGTATVEKLALDGKSSIEVLMHEPNFSVSLRRSPDESSPAKGTLLLSTARGPLIVTDHYWEWTLYMTSGSGTIYGLDSLELNGTTNWIYNNENATVKPAFVAIDNRGNAMACLVDFAGPLEVQVLNESNLVILRGFSVPDEIAIEVFSGPSGTEASQQIALATRSASSRLLQSSLYGLHLCPEVGRNKKLTPAQEGLDSLKSSIDSMKKLQAPWDSHCLYRKLGGLGLQQAKLSEAEKKIIDEAKSILGTAGKSLVSHLTPMLLNKPGDELQSALSKESCLLLNGSSVYAGSYESHPVVYPNWASSRARELAGKSLDAYLSELSPDFIVLRDDWPKDETERPRIEETQLDYLPEGLRSLMSRRTLPYDLVENDGKHYTHHNSYARSFVDFIASKSPFMEIRGESCNVEKVKASWDSLRRVLQAGIAASMMGYVPTAMYVCGAEDPYDRIDEELCDRWYGAAVSWPWILSLPEKSPGSSRLTSTTSRRIAELLRLRSSLSTYHHTVLASYQRTGFPILSTSRLHYPDEIQLRNVTLGQFFWGDSLLVGLVTQPKRKQVHMWLPGRYQWRHLRGGSAIDPTWNGSSISVPVFDGQIVTLLRPGRIISLHEIDPADPPSNSGEAMRKNLQLSANLLCTDENTCSAKGRVYYGDSSDGEFLLARLDGTSRLTLENVSKVKAVACGGSSSQATIIENVEVLGQGSASLKLDFCEYELAEGVDEIVGTLDFKKVEEVIT, from the exons ATGGATTTCGGAAGCTATCGAGATTCCGATGAGCTGttcgagaagaaaaaatcgg TGGACTGGTTGAGCTGGTGTTGCCTCAGCCCCTTCACCAAGTACGTCCTTCCGATCTTCCTGACGTGCGTCGTCCTCGTGCTCGGCGTCTACTTCGGACTGCTCGCTTGGCTGTCCAGTGACCTGGACGATTTCGGGAGCCATTCGACCTGCCACCTGCAGCCGATTTATTACGTTCCATGTCTGTCCAAAACAAGCGAACTCGACGAGGGCAAGTGTCTCGAAgtcggctgctgctggcgaCGGGACACCGGGATGTGCTATCATCCCTTTCCCTCGCCCTACGGCTACATAGTCGACGGACAGTCCGGAGATG ACAAAGTCATCAGGTCGACGCGAGAGCGAAGCCCAAGCGGCGGAGAGATTCGTCAAAGACTCGTGTTTCATGTGGAGGAAGTTAGCGACCGCCATGTGCGAATTGCTTTGAAGACAAACGCTGACAAATTCCAGAGCAAGGCGAGGAAGTCCAGAGCCGCGAGTGGAAGACTCGTTGATTTCGGCGGCTTCTTTGATTTCCTGCCCGGTGACGGGACAGCGACGGTCGAGAAGCTCGCGTTGG ACGGAAAGTCCTCCATCGAGGTCTTAATGCACGAGCCGAACTTCTCCGTCAGTCTGAGGCGCAGCCCCGACGAAAGCTCGCCTGCGAAAGGCACACTGCTCCTGAGCACTGCTCGCGGCCCGCTTATCGTCACCGACCACTACTGGGAATGGACGCTGTACATGACTAGCGGCTCCGGCACTATTTACGGCCTCGACAGTCTCGAGCTTAATGGCACCACTAATTGGATCTACAACAATGAAAACGCGACGGTTAAACCAGCTTTCGTGGCGATAGATAATCGAGGCAACGCCATGGCCTGTTTGGTCGACTTTGCCGGGCCCCTCGAGGTTCAG GTGCTGAACGAGTCCAACTTGGTGATCCTCCGCGGCTTTTCCGTCCCGGACGAGATCGCCATCGAGGTGTTTTCCGGACCCAGCGGCACCGAGGCTTCTCAGCAGATAGCTCTCGCCACTCGTTCCGCAAGCTCACGCCTCCTGCAGTCTTCTCTCTACGGTCTTCACCTCTGTCCGGAGGTGGGAAGGAACAAGAAGCTCACCCCGGCCCAGGAAGGACTCGACAGTCTCAAATCGTCGATCGACTCGATGAAGAAGCTGCAAGCTCCCTGGGACTCGCACTGCTTGTACCGCAAGCTCGGTGGCTTGGGCTTGCAGCAAGCCAAGCTCTCGGAggctgagaaaaaaatcatcgacGAAGCGAAGAGCATTTTGGGGACGGCTGGGAAAAGTCTCGTCTCGCACTTGACGCCGATG CTCCTCAACAAACCAGGCGACGAGCTGCAGTCGGCCCTCTCAAAAGAATCCTGTCTGCTGCTCAACGGGAGTAGCGTCTACGCGGGATCATACGAGAGCCACCCGGTCGTCTATCCGAATTGGGCAAGCTCGAGAGCCAGAGAGTTAGCAGGCAAAAGCCTCGACGCATACTTAAGCGAGCTTTCGCCGGATTTTATCGTCTTGAGGGACGACTGGCCCAAGGACGAGACGGAAAGGCCGAGGATCGAAGAGACCCAGTTGGACTATTTGCCTGAG GGCTTGCGGTCGCTGATGTCGAGGCGCACACTACCCTACGATCTAGTGGAGAACGACGGGAAGCATTACACTCACCACAACTCGTACGCCCGAAGCTTCGTCGACTTTATTGCTTCCAAGTCGCCCTTTATGGAGATAAGGGGAGAAAGCTGCAACGTGGAAAAGGTCAAGGCAAGTTGGGATTCGTTGAGGAGAGTACTGCAGGCAGGAATAGCAGCCTCCATGATGGGTTACGTCCCAACGGCGATGTACGTCTGCGGAGCCGAGGATCCATACGACAGGATCGACGAGGAGCTGTGCGACAG ATGGTACGGCGCAGCTGTGTCCTGGCCCTGGATTCTCAGCCTCCCGGAAAAGTCACCTGGCTCTTCTCGCCTCACCAGTACCACCTCGAGACGCATAGCCGAGCTTCTTCGTCTTCGATCTTCTCTTTCCACCTATCACCACACTGTCCTGGCTTCTTATCAGCGAACAGGTTTTCCAATTCTGTCGACCAGTCGATTGCACTACCCCGACGAGATCCAGCTGCGAAACGTGACTCTCGGCCAGTTCTTCTGGGGCGACAGCCTCTTAGTCG GCCTGGTGACCCAGCCGAAGCGAAAGCAAGTGCACATGTGGCTTCCGGGCAGGTATCAATGGCGTCACCTTCGCGGCGGTTCAGCAATCGATCCCACGTGGAACGGAAGCAGCATCTCCGTGCCCGTCTTTGACGGACAAATCGTCACTCTGCTGCGGCCAGGTCGAATCATTTCGCTTCACGAGATAGACCCTGCG GATCCTCCGAGCAACAGCGGCGAAGCGATGCGCAAAAACCTCCAGCTCTCGGCGAACCTGCTCTGTACGGACGAGAATACGTGTAGCGCCAAGGGTCGTGTTTACTACGGTGACAGTAGCGACGGCGAGTTTCTGCTCGCTCGACTGGACGGCACCTCAAGGCTGACGCTGGAGAACGTGTCGAAAGTGAAGGCAGTGGCGTGTGGAGGTAGCAGTAGTCAGGCGACTATAATAGAGAACGTCGAGGTGTTGGGGCAAGGAAGTGCTAGCTTGAAGTTGGACTTTTGCGAGTACGAGTTGGCGGAAGGGGTGGACGAGATCGTGGGGACGTTGGATTTCAAAAAGGTGGAGGAGGTGATAACGTGA